The following proteins are encoded in a genomic region of Elgaria multicarinata webbii isolate HBS135686 ecotype San Diego chromosome 16, rElgMul1.1.pri, whole genome shotgun sequence:
- the DNAAF4 gene encoding dynein axonemal assembly factor 4 yields MPVWVRDYSWEQTAEAVYLAVPVRAARHGSVFCTEQYLKVNCPPFLFEAILYAPIDDVHSTAKIENDSVFFTLYKKEVGMWESLLMENGDKEKMQRIREDAVRKAQEDAKAEAEAKATQKRERSKFALEATMKLEEMERKRIEERKEEERKKATEEIEKWKEQNEKQKKTQETYQSHHERRKPLEKNRQIKSSSKGKSKPSTMTGARSSRNMFSEKLKEESLPAPRPTGSIEISFTPRVFPTALRESRIPEEEEWLCKQAEAHRMINADIAEIEDLKEEEKNPDWLKEKGNKMFETGNYLAAVNAYNLALRINNKIPTLYLNRAACHLRLRNLHKAIEDSSKALDLLTPPVPENAKARVKAHVRRGTAFCELELYAEGLQDYVAALKIEPTNKNVEEDAEKIRRIIQGNE; encoded by the exons ATGCCTGTGTGGGTGCGCGACTACAGCTGGGAGCAAACGGCTGAGGCGGTCTACCTGGCCGTGCCCGTGCGGGCCGCCCGTCACGGCAGCGTCTTCTGCACCGAGCAGTACCTCAAG GTGAATTGTCCTCCGTTTTTATTTGAAGCCATTCTATATGCTCCTATAGATGATGTTCATAGTACTGCAAAAATCGAGAATGACTCCGTTTTCTTCACCCTCTATaaaaaagaagtgggcatgtGGGAATCCCTTCTTATGGAAAATG GTGACAAAGAGAAAATGCAGAGAATCCGAGAGGATGCTGTGCGCAAAGCCCAAGAGGAtgcaaaagcagaagcagaagcaaaagcAACTCAGAAACGTGAACGCAGCAAGTTTGCTCTTGAGGCCACAATGAAG CtagaagaaatggaaagaaaaagaatagaaGAACGGAAAGAAGAGGAACGAAAAAAAGCCACTGAGGAGATTGAGAAATGGAAAGAGCAAAATGAGAAGCAAAAGAAGACTCAAGAAACCTACCAGTCACATCATGAAAGGAGAAAACCACTAGAGAAAAACAGGCAAATTAAATCTTCCAGTAAAGGAAAGTCCAAGCCAAGTACAATGACAGGAG CTAGAAGTTCCAGAAATATGTTTTCAGAGAAGCTAAAGGAAgaatctctccctgctcctcggCCTACTGGTAGCATCGAAATAAGTTTCACCCCTCGTGTTTTCCCCACGGCTCTTAGAGAATCCAGGattccagaagaggaggag TGGTTATGTAAGCAGGCAGAGGCTCACAGGATGATAAATGCAGATATTGCTGAGATAGAGGATCtaaaagaagaggagaagaacCCGGATTGGTTGAAAGAGAAGGGCAA TAAAATGTTTGAAACAGGAAACTACCTTGCGGCCGTCAATGCCTATAACTTGGCACTTCGTATCAATAATAAGATCCCAACATTATATTTGAATCGAGCTGCTTGTCATCTTAGGCTGAGAAACCTACACAAGGCAATTGAGGATTCATCTAAG GCCCTGGATTTATTGACTCCTCCTGTCCCTGAAAATGCTAAGGCTAGAGTGAAAGCTCATGTGAGGCGTGGGACGGCATTCTGCGAACTGGAATTGTATGCTGAAG GTCTTCAAGATTATGTTGCTGCTCTGAAGATTGAGCCtacaaataaaaatgtggaagaagatgctGAGAAGATTCGGCGTATAATTCAAGGAAATGAATGa
- the PIERCE2 gene encoding piercer of microtubule wall 2 protein: protein MLPTPTANNTAASSQWLPCVNPGNPVFSCMLDSKTLTTSNFLTKPKPLLYKTTSSEYGAIPPTSQMVPCRFFPKDNSFTNHLFTCGLTQFNSINTGIDRSKVYDHPDIQNTL from the coding sequence ATGCTACCAACACCTACTGCAAACAACACAGCAGCCTCATCCCAGTGGCTtccttgtgtgaacccaggcaatCCGGTGTTTTCTTGTATGCTGGATTCAAAGACTCTCACCACCAGCAATTTCTTAACAAAGCCCAAGCCTTTGCTCTACAAAACAACATCAAGTGAATACGGTGCTATACCGCCTACCTCACAAATGGTCCCCTGCAGATTTTTTCCAAAGGACAACTCCTTTACAAATCATTTGTTCACTTGTGGGCTGACACAATTTAACAGTATTAACACTGGCATTGACAGAAGCAAAGTTTATGATCACCCAGATATTCAGAATACTCTGTAA